The Planococcus versutus genome contains a region encoding:
- the hisB gene encoding imidazoleglycerol-phosphate dehydratase HisB, whose product MRQAEIKRNTNETKVAIQFSLDGEGKSVIDTGVPFMDHMLDLFIKHGLFDGDIQANGDTHIDDHHTTEDIGIVLGQAVKEALGDKKGIRRYGNAFVPMDDALAQVVIDCSNRPHLEFQCELLNEKVGTFDTELVEEFLWKFALESRMNVHVIVHYGKNTHHIIEAIFKALARALDEATMIDPRVKGVPSTKGLLT is encoded by the coding sequence ATGAGACAAGCTGAAATCAAACGCAATACCAATGAAACCAAAGTAGCTATCCAGTTTTCATTAGACGGCGAAGGTAAATCTGTTATTGATACAGGCGTTCCGTTCATGGATCATATGTTGGATTTGTTTATTAAGCACGGATTATTTGATGGTGATATTCAAGCGAATGGCGATACGCATATTGATGACCATCACACGACAGAAGATATTGGCATTGTTTTGGGTCAAGCTGTTAAAGAAGCGCTTGGCGATAAAAAAGGCATACGCCGCTATGGCAATGCATTTGTTCCAATGGATGATGCATTGGCTCAAGTGGTAATCGATTGCTCAAATCGCCCACATTTAGAGTTTCAATGTGAGCTGCTAAATGAAAAAGTTGGTACATTTGATACAGAGTTGGTAGAAGAGTTTCTATGGAAATTCGCGCTTGAATCACGCATGAACGTTCACGTAATTGTTCATTACGGAAAAAATACGCATCACATAATCGAAGCAATCTTTAAAGCATTAGCACGTGCGCTTGATGAAGCGACAATGATTGATCCACGAGTTAAAGGTGTACCATCAACAAAGGGGTTGCTCACATGA
- the hisH gene encoding imidazole glycerol phosphate synthase subunit HisH has product MIIGIIDYGMGNLFSVEQALKKLECTVIVSDDPAVLLEAEGILLPGVGAFPDAMELLNDKGLSGFIQSLPEKNIPLLGICLGMQLLYEDSSEVKPTKGLGLLTGQIRRFEKGTYRIPHMGWNRLEFSHMPYWLEDVLSDTHVYFVHSFLAINTEQQEVLATASYGGLNVPGVVGTGLITGMQFHPEKSGDFGHYLLAQWIANVRRTVND; this is encoded by the coding sequence ATGATCATTGGCATCATTGACTATGGCATGGGCAATTTGTTTAGTGTCGAGCAAGCGTTAAAAAAGTTGGAATGTACAGTGATTGTATCCGATGACCCTGCGGTGCTGCTCGAAGCAGAAGGGATTTTGCTGCCAGGAGTCGGTGCTTTTCCAGATGCTATGGAGTTATTAAATGACAAAGGACTTTCAGGATTTATCCAATCATTGCCAGAAAAAAATATTCCGCTTCTTGGAATTTGTCTCGGTATGCAGTTGTTATATGAAGATAGTTCGGAAGTGAAACCGACAAAAGGTTTGGGGTTACTGACAGGACAAATTCGTCGTTTTGAAAAAGGCACATACCGAATTCCTCATATGGGCTGGAACCGTTTGGAATTTTCGCATATGCCGTATTGGTTAGAGGATGTATTAAGTGATACGCACGTGTACTTTGTACATTCTTTTTTAGCGATAAATACAGAGCAGCAAGAAGTTTTAGCCACAGCAAGCTATGGAGGCCTCAACGTTCCGGGAGTAGTTGGAACGGGTTTGATTACCGGTATGCAATTTCATCCAGAAAAGTCTGGTGATTTTGGTCATTATTTATTAGCGCAATGGATTGCAAATGTTAGGAGGACCGTAAATGACTAA
- the hisA gene encoding 1-(5-phosphoribosyl)-5-[(5-phosphoribosylamino)methylideneamino]imidazole-4-carboxamide isomerase, with amino-acid sequence MTNFQIYPAIDLRDGKCVRLFQGDYAQETIYGDSPVEMARKFVEAGAEWIHMVDLDGAKDGIRINDQVVIEAAKLGAKVQVGGGIRTREDIQYYLSNGVVRVIIGSLAIRNPELAVSFIEEFGAEQIVIGIDAKNGMAATEGWIETSGQAATEVADYFTSKGAKHFIYTDIATDGTLAGPNIAANRALVQLKNAQVIVSGGIGSLDDVKNVKKASTDSNIAGVIIGKALYEKRFTLEEALSC; translated from the coding sequence ATGACTAACTTTCAAATCTATCCCGCGATTGATTTAAGGGATGGCAAATGTGTACGCTTATTTCAAGGAGATTACGCTCAGGAAACGATCTACGGAGATTCACCAGTTGAAATGGCCCGAAAATTCGTAGAAGCTGGTGCAGAGTGGATACATATGGTCGACTTAGACGGTGCCAAAGACGGCATCCGGATTAACGATCAAGTGGTCATTGAAGCCGCAAAGCTCGGTGCTAAAGTGCAAGTCGGCGGAGGCATCCGAACTCGTGAAGATATCCAATATTATTTATCGAACGGTGTAGTGCGTGTCATTATCGGTAGTCTAGCGATCCGTAATCCCGAACTTGCTGTGTCGTTTATAGAAGAGTTCGGGGCTGAGCAAATTGTCATTGGTATTGATGCAAAAAATGGGATGGCGGCAACAGAAGGGTGGATTGAAACTTCTGGTCAAGCAGCGACAGAAGTAGCTGATTATTTTACTTCTAAAGGTGCAAAACATTTTATTTATACTGATATCGCAACGGATGGAACACTAGCGGGTCCGAATATTGCAGCCAATCGTGCATTAGTTCAACTTAAGAATGCGCAAGTTATTGTTTCTGGGGGCATTGGTTCGCTTGATGATGTGAAAAATGTGAAAAAAGCATCTACAGACAGCAACATTGCTGGTGTAATTATTGGAAAAGCGCTTTATGAAAAACGATTTACACTGGAGGAGGCATTGTCATGCTGA
- the hisF gene encoding imidazole glycerol phosphate synthase subunit HisF — MLTKRIIPCLDVKEGRVVKGVSFVSLRDAGDPVELARFYDKQGADELVFLDISASHEGKETMVEVVKTVATELSIPFTVGGGIRSLDDIKRMLRAGADKVSLNTAALDRPELIKEGADFFGSQCIVVAIDAKKNGDNWDVYTHGGRNKTEWSAVEWAKKSVELGAGELLLTSMDKDGSKDGFDLELTTAVRSAVEVPVIASGGAGKKEHFNEVFKAVDADAALAASIFHYKETSIAEVKQYLRKEGVNVR, encoded by the coding sequence ATGCTGACAAAACGCATTATTCCCTGTCTTGATGTAAAAGAAGGACGTGTCGTCAAAGGCGTTAGTTTCGTTTCGCTGCGTGATGCAGGAGATCCTGTTGAACTGGCACGTTTTTACGACAAGCAAGGAGCGGATGAGCTAGTATTTTTGGATATCTCCGCTTCTCACGAAGGAAAAGAAACAATGGTCGAGGTAGTGAAAACTGTCGCTACTGAATTATCAATCCCGTTTACTGTAGGTGGCGGAATTCGTAGCTTAGACGATATAAAACGAATGTTGCGTGCAGGTGCTGACAAAGTATCTTTGAACACTGCCGCGCTTGACCGTCCAGAGCTAATAAAAGAAGGTGCAGATTTTTTCGGCTCTCAATGCATCGTTGTTGCAATTGATGCCAAAAAAAACGGCGACAATTGGGACGTTTATACGCATGGTGGTCGCAACAAAACAGAATGGTCGGCTGTGGAATGGGCTAAAAAAAGTGTAGAACTTGGTGCAGGGGAATTGCTATTAACGAGTATGGACAAAGATGGCTCAAAAGACGGGTTTGATTTAGAACTGACAACTGCTGTACGTAGCGCAGTAGAAGTACCGGTTATTGCAAGTGGTGGAGCAGGAAAAAAAGAGCATTTTAATGAGGTATTCAAAGCAGTAGATGCCGACGCGGCATTGGCTGCATCTATTTTCCACTACAAAGAAACGAGTATAGCTGAAGTAAAACAATATTTACGGAAAGAGGGAGTGAATGTCCGATGA
- the hisIE gene encoding bifunctional phosphoribosyl-AMP cyclohydrolase/phosphoribosyl-ATP diphosphatase HisIE produces the protein MTTIQYDQNGLIPVIIQHAKTKEVLTLAYANKEAVQKTMTTNETWLYSRSRSELWNKGATSGNTQKVTAIRLDCDGDSLIYEVIPNGPACHTGQDSCFFETIQGEHNKSPGDMFAHLSSLIETREKEMPEGAYTTYLFNEGVDKICKKVGEEASEVIIAAKNRDAKELAMETADLFYHVLVLLQEQKVGIQQVVEVLKERHTSKTNK, from the coding sequence ATGACAACAATTCAATATGACCAAAACGGGCTGATTCCCGTCATTATTCAACATGCCAAAACAAAAGAAGTATTAACACTAGCGTATGCAAACAAAGAAGCTGTGCAAAAAACAATGACGACAAATGAAACATGGTTGTATTCAAGAAGCCGTAGCGAGCTATGGAATAAAGGTGCGACAAGTGGCAATACGCAAAAAGTAACAGCTATAAGATTGGACTGTGATGGTGATTCGCTTATTTATGAAGTTATTCCAAACGGACCTGCTTGTCACACAGGACAAGACAGTTGCTTTTTTGAAACCATCCAAGGTGAACACAACAAATCTCCAGGAGATATGTTCGCTCACTTATCATCTTTAATTGAAACACGTGAAAAAGAAATGCCTGAAGGAGCCTATACTACGTATTTATTTAACGAAGGTGTCGATAAAATTTGTAAAAAAGTAGGCGAAGAAGCCTCTGAAGTAATTATCGCAGCTAAAAATCGCGATGCCAAAGAGTTAGCAATGGAAACAGCTGATTTGTTCTACCATGTTCTTGTATTACTCCAAGAACAAAAAGTGGGGATCCAGCAAGTAGTAGAAGTGTTAAAAGAACGACACACATCTAAAACGAACAAGTAA
- a CDS encoding tetratricopeptide repeat protein: MENKKRNYENVLSFIPTGEFYYHKALKELQRENYPKAYKFLRRATELSPRNSLFLTQYGIVLMEMQEFEQAIDALMKAYELDATTADILFFLAEVHAHMGLFWDARKYAKKYLLDETQGTYAAEAMGIIDFAEQEDWQDFGETENAEEDSESHYKQEKARRMMEQGDFQAAIDLLEKLIEEKPDFWGAFNNLALAYFYIGEAEMAKALLHDVLRRNNGNLHALCNLAVFHYYEKNEELDNILELLKKIHPYVFEHRYKLGATFALVGKYKEAYHWLRSLQKRGFEGDTAFYFWLSHSAYHSGHEEISRHAWEQLKKMDPDKDGFAPWSEHSAMPHVDALEHDRDYLAQKLDHAKKSERLFGLFLLGKSAHKQEIISHPNWLDSDQPSVLETFVLGYALGHPFKKEIPAEQVFLRAMEVAEGLYESQAMVTKERAEVFQLWFLLVEKAYTSNYTFKNPTALTAAVEFIMASSKKEKITKKEIANRFGISVATLTKYTKEIATFLPSLG, from the coding sequence TTGGAGAATAAAAAAAGAAACTACGAAAACGTTCTGTCTTTTATTCCGACAGGAGAATTTTATTATCATAAAGCGTTGAAAGAACTTCAACGTGAAAACTATCCAAAGGCTTATAAATTTTTGCGTCGAGCAACAGAGTTAAGCCCTAGAAATTCGCTTTTTTTAACACAATACGGCATCGTACTAATGGAAATGCAAGAATTCGAGCAAGCAATAGATGCTCTTATGAAAGCTTACGAGCTAGATGCTACCACAGCTGATATTTTGTTTTTTCTTGCAGAAGTCCATGCACACATGGGCTTGTTTTGGGATGCGCGAAAATACGCAAAAAAATACTTACTTGATGAGACGCAAGGAACGTATGCAGCAGAAGCGATGGGCATTATTGATTTTGCAGAACAAGAAGATTGGCAAGATTTTGGTGAAACTGAAAATGCAGAAGAAGACAGTGAGTCTCATTACAAACAAGAAAAAGCGCGTCGCATGATGGAGCAAGGAGATTTTCAAGCAGCAATCGACTTGCTTGAAAAACTAATTGAAGAAAAACCTGATTTTTGGGGAGCTTTTAATAATCTAGCTTTAGCTTATTTTTATATAGGTGAAGCTGAAATGGCGAAAGCCTTGCTTCATGATGTACTACGAAGAAATAATGGCAATTTGCATGCGCTGTGCAATTTAGCAGTTTTTCATTACTATGAAAAAAATGAAGAATTAGACAATATTCTTGAATTATTGAAAAAAATACATCCGTATGTGTTTGAGCACCGTTATAAACTAGGAGCCACTTTTGCGCTTGTTGGCAAGTATAAAGAGGCATATCACTGGCTAAGGAGTCTTCAAAAACGTGGCTTTGAAGGAGACACAGCATTTTATTTCTGGTTATCGCATTCAGCCTATCATTCAGGACACGAAGAGATATCGAGACATGCTTGGGAACAGTTAAAAAAAATGGACCCAGACAAAGATGGGTTTGCTCCTTGGAGTGAACATTCCGCAATGCCGCACGTAGATGCACTAGAGCATGACCGAGATTATTTGGCTCAAAAACTTGATCACGCCAAAAAAAGTGAACGTTTGTTTGGTTTGTTTTTGCTTGGGAAATCAGCTCATAAACAAGAAATTATTTCACATCCAAATTGGCTAGATTCAGATCAACCTTCTGTATTAGAAACTTTTGTTTTAGGATATGCACTAGGCCATCCATTCAAAAAAGAAATTCCTGCTGAGCAAGTATTTTTACGTGCAATGGAAGTGGCAGAAGGTCTTTATGAGTCACAAGCAATGGTTACAAAAGAACGTGCTGAAGTTTTTCAGCTGTGGTTCTTGTTAGTTGAAAAAGCCTATACCAGTAACTATACATTTAAAAATCCAACGGCTTTGACAGCGGCAGTTGAATTTATAATGGCTTCTTCCAAAAAAGAAAAAATAACAAAAAAAGAGATAGCGAATCGTTTTGGAATTTCAGTTGCAACCTTGACTAAATACACGAAAGAAATAGCAACATTCTTACCCAGTCTAGGTTAG
- the trxB gene encoding thioredoxin-disulfide reductase — translation MTETTKIYDVIIIGAGPAGMTAAVYTSRANLTTLMLERGIPGGQMANTEEIENYPGFSHILGPDISTKMFEHAKKFGAEYAYGDVTEITDGEEFKTIKAGSKEYKARAIIVTTGAEYKKMGIPGETELGGRGVSYCAVCDGAFFKEKELVVVGGGDSAVEEGVYLTRFASKVTIVHRRDELRAQKIIQDRAFANEKIDFIWSHTVKEIHDDGNGKVGAVTLVSTKDGEEREFKTDGIFIYIGMLPLTKPFAKLGILNAEGYIVTNEKMETNVPGIYGAGDVREKTLRQVVTATGDGSIAAQAAQHYIEELVEKIAMKTEA, via the coding sequence ATGACTGAAACAACTAAAATTTATGATGTAATTATTATTGGAGCAGGACCAGCAGGTATGACAGCCGCTGTTTATACTTCTCGCGCAAACTTGACGACGTTGATGCTAGAACGTGGCATTCCGGGTGGTCAAATGGCCAATACTGAGGAAATTGAAAACTATCCAGGATTTTCACATATTCTAGGTCCAGACATTTCAACAAAAATGTTTGAACATGCGAAAAAATTTGGTGCAGAATATGCATATGGTGATGTGACAGAAATCACTGATGGAGAAGAATTTAAAACCATCAAAGCAGGATCGAAAGAATACAAAGCACGTGCAATCATTGTGACAACAGGTGCTGAGTATAAAAAAATGGGCATTCCAGGTGAAACTGAGTTAGGTGGACGGGGTGTCAGCTATTGTGCGGTTTGTGATGGAGCTTTCTTTAAAGAAAAAGAATTGGTTGTCGTAGGTGGAGGAGACTCTGCAGTAGAAGAAGGCGTTTATTTGACTCGCTTTGCAAGTAAAGTAACAATTGTCCATAGACGTGACGAGTTACGTGCACAAAAAATTATTCAAGACCGTGCGTTCGCAAATGAAAAAATTGATTTTATTTGGAGTCATACAGTTAAAGAAATTCACGATGATGGAAACGGCAAAGTAGGTGCTGTGACTTTAGTGTCTACTAAAGACGGAGAAGAAAGAGAATTTAAAACAGATGGCATTTTCATTTATATCGGTATGTTGCCTTTGACAAAGCCTTTTGCTAAATTAGGTATTTTAAATGCTGAAGGCTATATTGTAACCAATGAAAAAATGGAAACGAACGTTCCAGGAATTTACGGAGCGGGCGATGTTCGTGAAAAGACATTGCGTCAAGTCGTTACTGCAACAGGTGATGGGAGTATCGCAGCTCAAGCAGCTCAACACTACATCGAGGAGCTTGTAGAAAAAATTGCGATGAAAACAGAAGCTTAA
- a CDS encoding NUDIX domain-containing protein has product MQRIANLLVIKNGQVLLLKKPRRDWYVAPGGKMESGESIFEAAVREFKEETNTTPIGTNLKGVYTMMIQEKEQIVDEWMLFTFVATDLIGDLFEETTEGLLEWHPVEALAYLPMAKGDRTNLQFVVSQQGIQYGTFYYTKEFQLIKETIQSSIEEVNHFNG; this is encoded by the coding sequence GTGCAGCGAATCGCGAATTTACTAGTTATTAAAAATGGACAAGTACTATTATTGAAAAAACCACGGCGTGATTGGTACGTAGCACCAGGAGGGAAAATGGAGTCTGGAGAATCCATTTTTGAAGCCGCAGTCCGTGAATTTAAAGAAGAAACGAATACCACACCAATAGGTACAAATCTTAAAGGTGTCTACACGATGATGATTCAAGAGAAAGAACAAATTGTGGATGAGTGGATGTTATTTACGTTTGTTGCGACTGATTTAATCGGTGATCTATTCGAAGAAACAACTGAAGGTTTATTAGAATGGCATCCTGTAGAAGCTTTGGCGTATTTACCGATGGCTAAAGGAGATCGAACAAATTTGCAGTTTGTAGTAAGTCAACAAGGTATCCAGTACGGAACATTTTACTACACAAAAGAATTTCAGTTAATTAAAGAAACCATTCAATCATCAATCGAAGAGGTGAATCATTTTAATGGATAA
- the rapZ gene encoding RNase adapter RapZ — translation MDNREEETELIIITGMSGAGKTVAIQSFEDLGFFTIDNLPPTLLSTFIKLMRDSGKSMKRVAVVMDLRGGDFFDSLVDAIDDLSKDSKVSTTILFLDAENETLVSRYKESRRSHPLSPGGLVLGGIQKERDMLNDLQGRAQYIYNTSKMSPRQLKERIITDFSSKTSNVFTVNVMSFGFKHGMPIDADLVFDVRFLPNPYYIEELNPLTGLDNRVSSYVLKWQETQTLIDKLTDLFQFMIPQYKREGKAQLVIAFGCTGGQHRSVTLAEYYGKLLAENNKVIITHRDVKIRKE, via the coding sequence ATGGATAATCGTGAAGAAGAAACAGAGCTGATTATTATTACAGGTATGTCAGGTGCAGGAAAAACTGTGGCAATTCAAAGCTTTGAAGACTTAGGATTTTTTACGATTGACAATTTACCACCAACTTTATTGTCAACTTTTATTAAGTTAATGAGGGATTCTGGAAAATCCATGAAGCGTGTAGCTGTTGTTATGGATTTGCGAGGAGGCGACTTTTTTGACAGTCTAGTAGATGCAATTGACGATTTATCAAAAGATTCAAAGGTTTCAACCACAATTTTGTTTTTAGATGCAGAAAACGAAACATTAGTTAGTCGTTATAAAGAGTCTAGAAGATCTCATCCTTTGTCACCCGGTGGATTGGTACTAGGCGGTATTCAAAAAGAACGAGACATGCTAAATGATCTTCAAGGAAGAGCGCAGTATATATATAACACATCTAAAATGTCACCTCGTCAGTTAAAAGAACGAATCATCACTGATTTTTCTTCGAAAACGAGCAATGTGTTTACTGTAAATGTAATGTCTTTTGGCTTTAAGCATGGCATGCCAATTGATGCCGATTTAGTATTTGATGTTCGATTTTTACCAAATCCTTATTATATTGAAGAGTTAAATCCGTTAACAGGATTGGATAATCGCGTGTCAAGTTATGTATTAAAATGGCAAGAAACGCAAACGCTCATCGATAAATTAACGGATTTATTTCAGTTCATGATTCCTCAATATAAGCGTGAAGGAAAAGCACAACTGGTTATCGCGTTTGGCTGTACAGGCGGTCAACATCGGTCGGTAACATTGGCTGAATACTACGGCAAATTATTAGCAGAAAACAATAAAGTCATCATAACGCACAGAGACGTCAAGATAAGAAAGGAATGA
- a CDS encoding gluconeogenesis factor YvcK family protein: MERKQLRKRIVILGGGTGLSTLLRGLKLYPLDLTAIVTVADDGGSSGRLRNDLDIPPPGDIRNVIAALSDSEPLVTEMFQYRFKHSLDLDGHSLGNLMLAALTDITGDFSHAVREMSRVLNVNGTVLPAANQIVTLSAELEDGTIIEGESKIPAYLQPIKRVFIEPYDVKALPATIAAIENADVIVVGPGSLYTSILPNLLVKDIKKAIIAAKAKKIYICNLMTQAGETYKYTASDHVKALYDHVDERFLDAILLDKVQMPETIAERYEKEQAWPVEYDEERLKKMGLEVYRKDIANISGETVRHEPTKVAEWLFEYADGHASEDSKQLYF; the protein is encoded by the coding sequence ATGGAACGTAAACAGCTCCGCAAACGAATAGTTATCTTAGGCGGCGGTACAGGACTTTCTACATTATTGAGAGGCTTAAAACTATACCCACTGGACTTGACAGCAATCGTCACGGTTGCAGACGATGGAGGAAGTTCAGGCCGTTTGCGAAATGATTTGGATATTCCACCACCAGGAGATATCCGAAATGTCATAGCAGCTTTGTCAGATAGTGAACCTTTGGTTACTGAAATGTTCCAATATCGTTTTAAACATTCCTTAGATCTTGATGGGCACTCATTGGGCAATTTGATGTTGGCGGCTTTGACAGATATTACGGGGGATTTTTCTCATGCTGTACGTGAAATGAGTCGTGTTCTAAATGTTAATGGCACAGTGTTGCCTGCTGCCAATCAAATAGTTACGTTAAGTGCAGAATTAGAAGACGGTACTATTATTGAAGGAGAGTCTAAGATTCCTGCCTATTTACAACCCATTAAACGTGTTTTTATTGAGCCGTATGATGTAAAAGCCTTACCTGCGACGATTGCAGCAATTGAAAACGCAGACGTTATTGTGGTTGGTCCTGGTTCTTTGTATACAAGCATTTTGCCAAATTTATTAGTAAAAGATATTAAAAAAGCAATTATTGCTGCAAAAGCGAAAAAGATCTACATTTGTAATTTGATGACACAAGCAGGTGAGACCTATAAATACACAGCTTCTGATCATGTGAAAGCACTTTATGATCATGTAGATGAAAGATTTTTAGATGCCATTTTGCTTGATAAAGTGCAAATGCCAGAAACGATTGCTGAACGTTATGAGAAAGAACAAGCATGGCCTGTTGAGTATGACGAAGAGCGACTAAAGAAAATGGGTCTTGAAGTTTATCGCAAAGACATTGCCAATATCTCTGGTGAAACTGTACGTCACGAACCGACAAAAGTCGCAGAATGGCTATTTGAATATGCTGATGGCCATGCCAGTGAAGATTCGAAGCAGCTATATTTTTAA
- the whiA gene encoding DNA-binding protein WhiA, with the protein MSFASETKKEMTQIEIDDCCGKAELSAMIRMNGTLSFSNRQLSLDIQTENAAIARRIYTLLKRFYKAYPVELLVRKKMRLKKNNIYICRIREGAKHILEDLEILTEGFQFQHQIVKSLIEKNCCKRSYLRGAFLAGGSVNNPETSSYHLEIYSLYKDHAESLVDLMNEFHLNSKTIERKKGFVTYLKEAEKISDFLSITGAHSALLKFEDVRIIRDMRNSVNRLVNCETANLNKTIDAALRQVENIRFIDGAIGIDQLPERLREIARLRVEYQDVTLKELGEMVSGGSVSKSGVNHRLRKIDEIATSLRNGEMIGR; encoded by the coding sequence TTGTCTTTTGCATCTGAAACAAAAAAAGAAATGACACAAATTGAAATAGACGATTGTTGTGGGAAAGCAGAACTTTCCGCAATGATCCGAATGAATGGTACATTATCGTTTTCCAATCGTCAACTAAGCCTGGATATCCAAACTGAAAATGCAGCAATTGCACGTCGTATTTATACGTTGCTAAAACGTTTTTACAAAGCATATCCTGTTGAATTACTAGTTCGAAAAAAAATGCGATTAAAAAAGAACAATATTTACATTTGCAGAATTCGAGAAGGAGCGAAGCATATTCTCGAAGATTTAGAGATTTTGACAGAAGGTTTTCAATTTCAACATCAGATTGTTAAAAGTTTAATTGAAAAAAACTGCTGTAAACGATCTTACTTGAGAGGTGCTTTTTTAGCGGGTGGCTCGGTTAACAATCCCGAAACCTCGTCTTATCATTTAGAAATTTACTCTCTTTATAAAGATCATGCCGAGTCATTGGTTGATTTAATGAATGAATTCCATTTAAACAGCAAAACGATCGAACGCAAAAAAGGATTTGTGACCTATTTGAAAGAAGCTGAAAAAATTTCTGATTTTTTAAGTATTACCGGAGCGCATTCGGCGTTATTAAAATTCGAAGATGTTCGAATTATTCGTGACATGCGTAATAGCGTAAATCGTCTTGTCAATTGTGAAACAGCTAACTTAAACAAAACCATCGATGCTGCTTTGCGACAAGTAGAGAATATTCGTTTTATCGATGGAGCTATCGGAATCGATCAATTACCAGAAAGACTTCGTGAAATTGCCCGACTTCGAGTAGAGTACCAGGATGTAACATTAAAAGAACTAGGTGAAATGGTATCGGGTGGAAGCGTTAGTAAATCCGGTGTCAATCACCGTCTCCGAAAAATCGATGAGATTGCTACATCACTGAGAAATGGAGAAATGATTGGCCGTTAA
- a CDS encoding HPr family phosphocarrier protein — protein sequence MVEKQVKVQLKTGLQARQAALFVQEANRFNADVYLEKDNKKVNAKSIMGVMSLAISKGTNVKISAEGLDEEKAVQTLSQVIEKDA from the coding sequence ATGGTTGAAAAACAAGTGAAGGTACAATTGAAAACGGGTCTCCAAGCCAGACAAGCTGCTTTGTTCGTTCAAGAAGCCAATCGGTTTAATGCAGATGTTTACTTAGAAAAAGACAATAAAAAGGTTAACGCGAAAAGTATTATGGGCGTTATGAGCCTTGCAATTAGTAAAGGGACAAATGTTAAAATTTCTGCTGAAGGCTTGGATGAAGAAAAAGCCGTCCAGACCTTATCGCAAGTTATTGAAAAAGACGCGTAA
- the clpP gene encoding ATP-dependent Clp endopeptidase proteolytic subunit ClpP, producing the protein MNLIPTVIEQTSRGERAYDIYSRLLKDRVIMLGSAIDDNVANSIVAQLLFLEAEDPDKDISIYINSPGGSITAGMAIYDTMQFIRPDVQTICIGMAASMGAFLLAAGTKGKRLALPNAEVMIHQPLGGAQGQATEIEIAAKRILHLREKLNQILSERTGQPIEVIAKDTDRDNFMTAERALEYGLIDQVITRSKLPEDHKKDI; encoded by the coding sequence ATGAACTTAATTCCTACAGTAATTGAACAAACTAGCCGAGGCGAACGTGCTTATGATATTTACTCACGTTTGTTGAAAGACCGCGTCATTATGCTGGGCAGCGCGATTGACGATAATGTTGCAAACTCTATTGTGGCACAACTTCTATTCCTTGAAGCAGAAGATCCAGATAAGGATATTTCAATCTACATCAACAGCCCCGGCGGTAGCATCACTGCTGGTATGGCAATCTATGACACAATGCAGTTTATCCGTCCAGACGTTCAAACCATCTGTATCGGTATGGCCGCATCAATGGGAGCTTTCTTACTTGCCGCTGGAACAAAAGGAAAACGCCTTGCACTTCCAAATGCGGAAGTGATGATTCACCAACCGCTTGGTGGTGCACAAGGACAAGCAACAGAAATCGAAATTGCAGCAAAACGTATTTTACACCTTCGCGAAAAATTGAATCAAATTCTTTCAGAACGTACGGGCCAACCAATCGAAGTGATCGCGAAAGATACAGATCGTGATAACTTCATGACAGCTGAACGTGCGTTAGAGTACGGCCTGATTGACCAAGTAATCACGCGTAGTAAATTACCTGAAGATCACAAAAAAGATATCTAA
- a CDS encoding glutaredoxin family protein, with translation MFTLYTRSNCPLCDEAKLMIQLVNEEIPLLYTEIDIESDDTLNEKYMLMIPVLEKDNNLLLYGNIGYVDLMEALET, from the coding sequence ATGTTTACCTTGTATACACGGAGCAACTGTCCGCTATGCGATGAAGCCAAGTTAATGATTCAATTAGTTAATGAAGAGATCCCTTTACTCTATACAGAAATAGACATTGAAAGCGATGATACGTTGAACGAAAAATACATGTTGATGATTCCAGTATTAGAGAAAGACAACAATCTATTGTTATATGGCAATATTGGTTATGTGGATTTAATGGAAGCGTTAGAAACTTAA